The genome window GCCACAGCGCTGAGGTGAATCGAAGGCCATGCTCAGTCGTGGCAGCGATCACGCTGTCATCCTCCGGTTGTACGTAGTACGAATGGACGAAGTAAAAGAATGCTCCATCGGGAATGCCCTTGAATATCGGGGCCGGCCGATCGATCCGGATCCGGTTCCATCCCATATGCGGAATCTTGAGTCTGAAGCCGTCGTGCCTATTTTCGGAGAGGGACGCATCTGTAAACCGGACCACTCGACCCTTGATGATGTTGAGGCCCGCGTGATGTCCGAACTCTTCGCTCTCACTGAACAGAAAGTGCAATCCCAGGCAGATGCCGAGGACCGGCTTCCCCGCCTCGATTGCCCGAAGCAGCGGCTCGACGAATCCGCCGTCCTGAAGCTTACTGATCCCATCGGCAAACGCCCCGACCCCGGGGAGGACAATGCCGGCCGCGTCGCGGAGCGTTCGCGGATCGTCGACAACCTTGGCGTCAGCGTCAACGCGCTCAAACCCCTTCTGGACGCTCCGGAGATTCGCAATGCCGGAATCGACGATGGCGATCACAA of Candidatus Methylomirabilis lanthanidiphila contains these proteins:
- the hisH gene encoding imidazole glycerol phosphate synthase is translated as MIAIVDSGIANLRSVQKGFERVDADAKVVDDPRTLRDAAGIVLPGVGAFADGISKLQDGGFVEPLLRAIEAGKPVLGICLGLHFLFSESEEFGHHAGLNIIKGRVVRFTDASLSENRHDGFRLKIPHMGWNRIRIDRPAPIFKGIPDGAFFYFVHSYYVQPEDDSVIAATTEHGLRFTSALWRDNLFACQFHPEKSQALGLQLLKNFASLT